The Microbacterium esteraromaticum genome contains the following window.
GATGGGCGCATCGTCGCCGACCACCCGCGGCAGAGCGCCGAACAGATCTCGTCGTACATGCTCGCCGCAGAGGTGGCGGCATGACCGCCGTCGCTGCGGGGGCTGCCGGCGCCAGCGTCACGGCGGGGGCCGACCTGTCGAGGCCACGTGCGTCGCGTCTGGCCTGGCTCCGTGAACGCGGCATGGGTGCCAGCATCCTCGTTGCCGCGCTCTCGGCTTCGTTCGGGGTGATCCTCGTCGAGACGACCGTCTACATCGGGGCCTTCCTGCAGGCCGACCCGTACATCGGCGACAGCGAGACTCTGGCCATCGTGGTTGCGATCCTGTCGGTGCTGCTGACCGGAGTGGCGATGTACGTCGCCGCGATCGTCACCGCCAACACCTTCTCGACGATCATCGCCGGGCGCACCCGACGCATCGCGCTGGTGAGGCTGATCGGTGCCTCGGCGCGGTCGCAACGCTCCGAGGTGTCGTCGCAGGGATTCGTGGTCGGCCTGCTGGGGGCGACCATCGGCCTCGTGATCGGGGTTGGCGCGTCGGCCACCGGGATGCTGCTTGCCGATCAGCTGCTCGCCGGGGCGCCCGAAGGTGTCAGCCCGATGCAGCCCGCGGTGCTGCTGCCGTTCATCGGTGTGGCCCTCACGACCTGGTTGGCGGCCTGGGTCGGCTCGCGGCGGGTGCTGACGGTGACACCGTTGCAGGCATTGGGTGGATCGGTCGAGCGCGCTCACGCTGAGGTCTCATCGCGCACCGGGCGTCATGTCGGGGCGCTGATCCTGCTGATCCTGGGTGCGGCGCTGCTCGCATTCGGTGTGATGCTCGGCCTCGTCACACCGCTGGGTGTGGTGGTGGCGTTCTTCGGCGGACTGCTGTCGTTCACCGGGCTCGCGCTCGGATCGGTGATGGTGATGCCGCCGATCCTGCGACTGGTGGGGCGCGCGTTCGGCCGTTCGGCCACGGCTCGTCTCGCGGCAGAGAACGCCCTGCGCTACCCCGAGCGCTCGAGCCGGATGGCGATCGGCGTGGTGATGGGGGTGACGCTGGTGACGATGTTCGCCGTCGCGCTGGAATCGACGAAGATGCTGCTGGGACGCCAGGCCGATGAGCAGACGCTGCAGACGACCTTCGCGGTGCTCGACGGGTTCGCCGCGGTGATGATGGTGCTCGTCGCGGTGTCGGGGGTGATCGCCGCGGTCGGGTTGGTGAACCTGCTGACGATCGGTGTGGTGCAGCGCACCCGCGAGCTGGGGCTGCTGCGGGCGATCGGTCTGACCGGCGGCCAGGTGCGGCGCATGGTGCTGCTGGAAGCCGTGCACGTCACCGTCGCTGCGACGATCAGCGGCCTCGTGCTCGGCATTGTCTACGGTTGGGTGGCGGCGCAGTCGCTGCTGGGCTCCGTTCCGGTACTGCCCGACTTCGAGCCCGCAGGGCTCGTGTCGCCGGCCGTGCCGTGGATGCCCGTGGCGATCATCGTGGCCGCCACAGCCGTGCTCGCCCTCGTCGCCGCTGTCGCCCCGACGCGCTTGGCGACGCGCGTCGCACCGGTCGAGGCGCTCGCCGCCGAGTAGGCCACGGCGCCCCGAGCGCCCCGATTAGGCTGATCGGATGCCACAGCCGACGTCGCAGACACCGTTGACCCAGTCGTCGTACCAGGTGCGTTTCGAGTGGGGTGCGGACGGGCTCGCGCGGCTCGCGCCCGCCGACGTGGTCATCGTCGTCGATGTGCTGCGGTTCTCATCGACGATGGCGGATGCTGTCGCGCAGGCTCCCATCGCATTGGAGCGTGCACTGGCCTGGTCGGCCAACGGCGCCCAGGTCGCGGGCGCCGCGGCGCGGGTGGCCCCCGTGGTGCTGCTCGGTGGCATCCGCAACGCCTCGGCGACCGCACGCGCGGTGATGACCCTGCAGGAGCGGCGCGGTGACCGTACCTCGGTCAGCGTCGTCGCGGCGGGGGAGCGCGATGCGGACGGGCGGCTGCGCTTCGCCGTCGAGGATCAGCTCGGGGCCGGAGCGGTGATCGCCGCGCTGTCTGATCTGGGCATCGATCATTCCGCTCCCGAGGCCGCTGTGTCGGCGGAATCGTTCCGTGCGCTTCGGCGCGGGGTGCGTCATCTGCTGATCGGAAGCGCCTCCGGGCGGGAACTGGCCGACGGTGTTGCGTCGACCGAGCGAATGCTGGCCGATGGCATCCGCCCCGCGACCATCGAGGAATGCGCCGCTGCGGATACCACCGAAACGGTGCCCGCTCTGCAGGGCGGTGTCTTCGTCCCGTTCGCTTGAGCCCGACAGGCCAGCGCCCGCGCGCCGCCGCGCCGGGGCGCCGCAGGCGCGTAGGGTCTGATGACATGAGGTACCTGCCCGCGCTCATCGTCGACGCCGTTCTGGTGCTCGTTTTCGCCGCTATCGGACGGGCCTCGCACAATGAGGACCCCCTGGGATTCGTGCTCACCGCCTGGCCATTCCTGATCGCACTCGTGCTGGGTCATGCGATTGCCGCACTGGTTCCGGCGCGTCCGCGGCGTCCGTGGTCACTGGGCTGGGGAGTGATCGTGTGGGTGGTCACTGTCGCCGGAGGGATGCTGCTGCGCATCGCCACGGGTGACACCGCCGAGACGCCGTTCATCATCGTCGCGACGCTGGTGCTGGGTGCGTTCTTGCTGGGCTGGCGGCTGATCACGATGCTGGTGCGCAGGTTCCGGGCACCCGCCGAGGCACCGACGACCGAGTCGTAGGTCGGCGTCAGCGCGGCATCTGTGCCGCGAGGCGATCGGCAGCGGTGATCTCGCGCCGACGCCATTCGAACAGGTATCGGCGGTCGAATCGCCGCGAGCACTTGGCGCACGATGTCTCGCGCGCCGGCCGCCGATGGCGGTAGGCGACATGGCCCGAGGGACACTGGCCGACCCAGGGCGCCAGTTCGGTGGCCGTCTCGCCGTGATGCGTCGTGCCGCCGACGTAGCCCAGGCGGCGCGCTACGCGCTTCCACTCCGCGCCGTGCCCTGCGCCGTGCCCGGCCAGCGCGTGGGCCACCTCGTGCAGCAGGGTCTGATGGATCTCGTCGTCATCGAAGCGGGCGGCCAGATAGCGCGACACGGTGATGCGCTTGCGCTGGTAGTCGCAGAGGCCTGCGCGGCGCTTGGCATGGTCGAAGTCGAAGGTCCACGAATCGTCGAGATGCATGCGGATCAGCGCTTCACCCCACACACGCACGCGATTCAGATCGGCCATGTGATCAGAGTAGGGCGGGCGACCGACATCGGGCAGCCCCAATCCTCGGCGGGCTGCCGACCAGGTCGGCGGCGTCGACTCAGGCGAAGACGCTGGGCTCGACCGCGCTGCGGCGCTCGGCTGCCTCGATCGCGCGCAGGGCCTTCTCGAGTTCGCTGTCGTCAGCACCGGCCGAGCGACGCAGAAACAGCGACTGCTTGAAGCTGTCGCGCGCCTCGTCGAAGTCGCCGGCCTCGTAGGCGTTCTTGCCGTGGTGCTGGTAGGCGAAGGCGGCGATTCCGGCCCAGCCCTGCCCCTCGGCCTCATGCGCGCAAGTCGCGAGCTCCTGCGCGGCTGCGGCGTGGGATCCGCGGTTCTGCAGCACGGTGGCATGCAACACGCGCGCCCGCAGCAGGTCCTTGCGGGTGCCGGCCATCCGAGCCTGACGCACGGTCTCTTCGGCCAGCGCGAGCGCCTCATCAAGGCGGTCGAGCACCTTCAGCAACCACACGCGTTCCAGCAGTACCGGCAGGCTGCGCTGGTTCTCGATCTCGGCCAGGCGCGCCATGCACTCGCGCGCATCCACCAGTTCACGAAGCGTGTCGGGGTCGTATCCCTGGATCAAATTCACGACGTCGGCTCCTCTCCGTGACCGCTGTCCAGTCTGCCCCGCCGGACACGGAACCGGGGGAGCCACGCCCGACGCGCGCCAACCATCCGGCGCGTGTGAGGCGCCTCACTTCAGGAACAGTCCGGAATCGGGTCGGGGGGATGCCACAGCATCGGCATCCGTCACGATCGCGGCTCCGCGGGCGAAGGCCGCGACCTCGTCGCCCTGGGCGATCTTCGCGGGGTGAGGGCCGGCCGCAAGCAGCCGCGGCAACCACTCGGTGGGCAGCTCGCTCGTCGAAGCGACCAGGACGAGATTGCCGAAGCGGCGTCCCTTCAGCACCTGGGCGTCGGCGAGCAGGGCGACCTCGCGGAACACGTTCGAGACGGTCGCGACCTGGCGCCGGGCGAACGCGAGCCCGGGGCCGTCGGCGACGTTGACCAGCAGCACGCCGGTGGGCGAGAGCAGGCCGGCGATCTCGCGGTAGAACTCGATGCTCGTCAGGTGTGCCGGGGTCTGCGCCCCCGAGAAGACGTCCGAGACGACGAGGTCGCAGTGGCCGGTCAGCGCGGGTGGCATCCGGTTCAGCCCCTCCCGGGCGTCGCCGATGCGCACGCGGATCGCCGCACCTCGCGGTAGCGGCAGGTGCTCGCGTACGAGCGCGACGAGCGGGGCCTCCCACTCGATGACCTGCTGGCGCGAGCCCGGGCGGGTGGTGGCGATGTACCGGGGGAGGGTCATTGCGCCGGCGCCGAGGTGCACCGCGCTGAGTGGGGCGGATGCTGTCGCGCCGAGCTGGTCGATGACGGCGCCCATCCGCACGATGTACTCGAAGTGCAGGTGCGTGGGATCGTCGAGGTCGACGTGCGACTGCGGTGTGCCGTCGACGATCAGCTCGAACCCGCTCGTGAACTCGGATGCTGCGATCTCGGCCGATCCGCCGTGGTCCAGCCGCGCCCGCGGGTTCTCGTGCTCGCTCCCGCGTGATCTGCCCATGCCAGAAGCCTAGCCAGCCCGCTGCGCTCGTTTCCCTGCGCGGGTGGGGTGCTGCCCAACGTGTTCGGAAGGAATTATCACGACTCGGCCACGCCGCTGGGAACAACTTGCAGTGAATTAATTAGTAATGGATACTTTCTAATACGGAGGCGCTGGGCGCCATAGGACGTTTCAAAGAGGAGATCACCCGATGCACAAGCGCATTCTTCCGGTCATTGCTCTCGGAGCAGTGGCCACCCTCGGCCTCGCGGCATGCACCGGCGGCAGCGGTTCCGCCGACGGCGCCACCGACGGCGAGGGCCAGGAGCTCACCGTCTGGATCATGAAGGGCACCAACCCCGACGCATCCGCATTCTACGACGCCGTCTCGGACGCCTTCGAAGAGAAGACCGGCGCCACGGTCACCATCGAAGAGGTGCAGTGGGCAGACGCTCACGACCGCTTCGTGACCTCGATCGCCGGTGGCACCACCCCCGACATCGCCGAGACCGGCACCACCTGGACCGCCGAGTTCGCCGACGCCGGCGCGCTGCTGCCGATCGACGAGTACGTCGACGCCGAGTCGGGTCTGCGTGACGACCTGGTCGAGGGCCTGGCCGTGGCCGGCACCTACGGCGAAGAGCTCTATGGCATGCCCTGGTACGCCGGTGTGCGCGCACTCATGTACCGCACCGACGTGTTCGAAGAGCTGGGCCTCGAGGTCCCCACCACGTGGGACGAGATCGTCACCGCGGGTGAGGCCATCAAGGCCGCCAAGCCCGAGATGATGGCCTTCCCGGTTCCCGGTGACGCCGAGTTCCAGGTCTACCCCTGGGTCTGGGGCGCGGGCGGCGAGATCGCCACGCTCGAGGGCGACACCTGGACCAGCGAGCTCGACAGCGCCGAGTCGCGTGCCGGCCTGCAGTTCTACACCGACCTGGCCACCAAGCACGGCTTCTCGTCGGCCGGTGCCACCACGTGGCGCGAGACCGACCTCAGCGACGCCTTCTCGCAGGGCAACGTCGCGATGATGCTGAACGGCTCGTGGACCCCGAACGCACTCGTCGAGGCCAACCCCGAGCTCGAGGGCAAGATCGGCGCGGCGACCATCCCCGCGCAGGACGGCGGCGTCGCCCCGTCGGTTCTGGGTGGCTCGCACCTCTCGGTGTTCAACACCACCAAGAACGCCGACCTGGCTTGGGAGTTCGTCAAGCTGATGACCACGGGCGAGTTCGCCGAGCAGTGGGCTGCCGAGACCGGCTACTTCCCCGGCGTCGCCTCGGCGATGGAAGAGGCACTCGCCTCGACCGACCCGCTGATCGC
Protein-coding sequences here:
- a CDS encoding 2-phosphosulfolactate phosphatase, which encodes MPQPTSQTPLTQSSYQVRFEWGADGLARLAPADVVIVVDVLRFSSTMADAVAQAPIALERALAWSANGAQVAGAAARVAPVVLLGGIRNASATARAVMTLQERRGDRTSVSVVAAGERDADGRLRFAVEDQLGAGAVIAALSDLGIDHSAPEAAVSAESFRALRRGVRHLLIGSASGRELADGVASTERMLADGIRPATIEECAAADTTETVPALQGGVFVPFA
- a CDS encoding FtsX-like permease family protein, which gives rise to MTAVAAGAAGASVTAGADLSRPRASRLAWLRERGMGASILVAALSASFGVILVETTVYIGAFLQADPYIGDSETLAIVVAILSVLLTGVAMYVAAIVTANTFSTIIAGRTRRIALVRLIGASARSQRSEVSSQGFVVGLLGATIGLVIGVGASATGMLLADQLLAGAPEGVSPMQPAVLLPFIGVALTTWLAAWVGSRRVLTVTPLQALGGSVERAHAEVSSRTGRHVGALILLILGAALLAFGVMLGLVTPLGVVVAFFGGLLSFTGLALGSVMVMPPILRLVGRAFGRSATARLAAENALRYPERSSRMAIGVVMGVTLVTMFAVALESTKMLLGRQADEQTLQTTFAVLDGFAAVMMVLVAVSGVIAAVGLVNLLTIGVVQRTRELGLLRAIGLTGGQVRRMVLLEAVHVTVAATISGLVLGIVYGWVAAQSLLGSVPVLPDFEPAGLVSPAVPWMPVAIIVAATAVLALVAAVAPTRLATRVAPVEALAAE
- a CDS encoding SprT-like domain-containing protein translates to MADLNRVRVWGEALIRMHLDDSWTFDFDHAKRRAGLCDYQRKRITVSRYLAARFDDDEIHQTLLHEVAHALAGHGAGHGAEWKRVARRLGYVGGTTHHGETATELAPWVGQCPSGHVAYRHRRPARETSCAKCSRRFDRRYLFEWRRREITAADRLAAQMPR
- a CDS encoding spermidine synthase: MGRSRGSEHENPRARLDHGGSAEIAASEFTSGFELIVDGTPQSHVDLDDPTHLHFEYIVRMGAVIDQLGATASAPLSAVHLGAGAMTLPRYIATTRPGSRQQVIEWEAPLVALVREHLPLPRGAAIRVRIGDAREGLNRMPPALTGHCDLVVSDVFSGAQTPAHLTSIEFYREIAGLLSPTGVLLVNVADGPGLAFARRQVATVSNVFREVALLADAQVLKGRRFGNLVLVASTSELPTEWLPRLLAAGPHPAKIAQGDEVAAFARGAAIVTDADAVASPRPDSGLFLK
- a CDS encoding DUF3054 domain-containing protein → MRYLPALIVDAVLVLVFAAIGRASHNEDPLGFVLTAWPFLIALVLGHAIAALVPARPRRPWSLGWGVIVWVVTVAGGMLLRIATGDTAETPFIIVATLVLGAFLLGWRLITMLVRRFRAPAEAPTTES
- a CDS encoding sugar ABC transporter substrate-binding protein, which gives rise to MHKRILPVIALGAVATLGLAACTGGSGSADGATDGEGQELTVWIMKGTNPDASAFYDAVSDAFEEKTGATVTIEEVQWADAHDRFVTSIAGGTTPDIAETGTTWTAEFADAGALLPIDEYVDAESGLRDDLVEGLAVAGTYGEELYGMPWYAGVRALMYRTDVFEELGLEVPTTWDEIVTAGEAIKAAKPEMMAFPVPGDAEFQVYPWVWGAGGEIATLEGDTWTSELDSAESRAGLQFYTDLATKHGFSSAGATTWRETDLSDAFSQGNVAMMLNGSWTPNALVEANPELEGKIGAATIPAQDGGVAPSVLGGSHLSVFNTTKNADLAWEFVKLMTTGEFAEQWAAETGYFPGVASAMEEALASTDPLIAPFAQQMVEGGASVPVTPNFGAVQAKKTTNAMLQSILSGQKDVETATKEAAVEMTDLLNK